A region of Streptomyces halobius DNA encodes the following proteins:
- a CDS encoding ABC transporter substrate-binding protein, with product MRRWKMSGVAVLVAWAVTACGGGSGGTGADTSGKGTAGFPLKVADCHGAETTFSSPPRKIVTSNAAALEMLLRLGAGDRVVGTGFPPRKGRLPGSLGEQARKVPVLGKTVIPKEKLLGSGTDLYIDTFASMQNMRGAGDAPTEEEFKAAGIKHIYLASTACASMAKGPQRDLSGVEGDITRLGAVTGTAKRARELVAGMRSKVAAVRKVVDDVPRDKRPGYFFFDFDAGTRQPIAVCSKQVANAVINQAGARNVFDGCDGDFKPVSWEDVVDKDPDWIQLGVRDRGDAAANATAYEEAAAFLKGFPATKGLQAVRDGKFLRIGSEQTTIAGVGNADAVEEIAHTLYPTMFKAAR from the coding sequence ATGCGCCGTTGGAAGATGAGTGGTGTCGCGGTGCTCGTCGCATGGGCCGTGACCGCGTGCGGGGGCGGTAGCGGCGGTACGGGGGCGGATACCTCGGGGAAGGGCACCGCCGGCTTCCCGCTCAAGGTCGCCGACTGCCACGGCGCCGAAACCACCTTCTCTTCCCCGCCCCGCAAGATCGTCACCAGCAATGCCGCCGCCCTGGAGATGCTGCTGCGGCTGGGCGCGGGCGACCGGGTCGTCGGGACCGGATTCCCGCCCAGGAAGGGCAGGTTGCCGGGCTCTCTGGGAGAACAGGCCCGGAAGGTCCCGGTGCTGGGGAAAACCGTGATCCCCAAGGAGAAGCTGCTCGGATCGGGAACCGATCTCTACATCGACACCTTCGCCTCGATGCAGAACATGCGCGGGGCAGGCGACGCGCCGACCGAAGAGGAATTCAAGGCGGCGGGAATCAAGCACATCTACCTGGCGTCCACCGCCTGCGCCTCGATGGCCAAGGGACCGCAGCGGGATCTGTCCGGTGTCGAGGGCGACATCACCAGGCTGGGCGCGGTGACCGGGACGGCGAAGCGGGCCCGGGAACTGGTCGCGGGCATGCGGTCGAAGGTCGCGGCGGTCCGCAAGGTCGTGGACGACGTACCGAGGGACAAGCGGCCCGGATACTTCTTCTTCGACTTCGACGCCGGGACCAGGCAGCCGATCGCCGTATGCAGTAAGCAGGTCGCGAACGCGGTGATCAACCAGGCCGGGGCGCGCAATGTCTTCGACGGCTGCGACGGCGACTTCAAGCCCGTCTCGTGGGAGGACGTGGTCGACAAGGACCCGGACTGGATCCAGCTCGGGGTGCGCGACCGGGGCGACGCGGCGGCCAACGCCACGGCGTACGAGGAGGCCGCGGCATTCCTGAAGGGCTTCCCCGCCACGAAGGGGCTCCAGGCCGTACGGGACGGGAAGTTCCTGCGGATCGGCTCGGAGCAGACGACGATCGCCGGCGTCGGCAACGCGGACGCGGTCGAGGAGATCGCGCACACGCTCTACCCGACCATGTTCAAGGCGGCCCGGTAG